The DNA segment CATCGACACCATTACCAAAAGTACTGGGCGGTGATGATGCTAAATATGCATTTTGGTTACCGCTTGCAGAAGTTCGATCTGATCAGTTGTTTGAGGATCACTATGCGATTATTGATGAATTCTTGAATGTAGCTCAATAGATAGAGCTTGCATAAAAAAACTTGGGCTATTTGACCTCAAACTGCCGCCTTAACCATTGAATAGGCTTTCCAATAATGGGCAGGTGTTGTAGTAGCTCCTCTGCGGCATCCCAATAATCACGATGTTCGGTTACCAGACCTTGCTCACCAAACTTAAGGTGTGATCCTCCCTGAATGGTGTAGTCTTTTCCTTTAAGTGAAAATTTGAATAGCCATGTCACAAACGCTTGCTGATCTTGTTCGATCGTTTCTAAGATGAGAAAGCGAGGATTGTTAGTCGTTTCAAACATATGCAAGAATATTTTTTCGATAAGATCAATGCCATGCACATCATTAAATGGGTCCTTAAAATGGGCATCCGCCTCATAAAAAAGATGACAATCACTAACACTCTGGCAAGTCATCGTGCTGTACCAGTTCAATAAGTTATCTAATTTATTCATGCGTTTTATACCTTGAAAAATTGGTTAAACAAACCAAATCGCCATCGGTAGGGCAGAAGTCGGATTATTTTTAACACATACGTAAAACGATGCGGAAAATGAATCTCAAAGTGTCCACGACTCAGTCCCCTCCAAATCGCCTTTGCCGCTTGCTCTGGCGTTTGTATAGCCGGCATTTTGAAGCTGTTTTTTTCCGTGAGTTTTGTATGCACAAATCCTGGATTGATTAGGTAGATATTCAGACCTTTCGGGTGGAGGTCGCCGTATAGGATCTCGGCTAAATTAATCAGTGCAGCTTTTGTCGGTCCGTAAGTGCTGGCATTGGGTAGGCCCATATAGCCTGCCACACTTGCAATCAAAGCGATTCCTCCATTTCCTTGTGCAAGCATGTCGGGAAGTACGGTTTCTAGTCCACTATATACACTGCTTAAATTGAGGTGGATGGTACGCTGTGTTGCTAGCGCTTTGACCTCCCAAGTTCTTTGGGGGAGATAGTCAGCTGCGCAAAAAATGACGAGGTCGACCTTACCTTTAAGTCTTCGTGCTTCATCGTATGCAGGTTGCCATGCATCGTTATCAAGCACGTCAAATGCTACGACTTGAGCACGGGAGGATGTGTTTGCAATTTCATGCAGTTGAGTAGTTCGTCTTGCAGACAATGTAACGTGTGCGCCGACAGACAATGCTTGCTTAGCAATTGCCGCGCCGATACCACTTGAAGCGCCAATAATCCAGAGGTGTTGATTAGACCAGTCGGTTATTGGAGTATTCAGAGAGATACACATGATTAAGCTCTTTTCTTGAAGAATATAGTCACTTGTCCCACTTCAAAGCCAAACTTTGTCATTCGTGTTTGATTGATCATCGTCAGGTTGTCAATTTGATACATCCAATCATCCATCTGCATGTCATAAACTTTCTGATCGACTGGCAGTCTTAAGGTATAGTTCCAGTGCAATGCATTTCCAGCAACTAATCCTTGCGCATTTCCTTTCACATCATCGGCATGACCATTCCAATGCCCTTTTTTATCTTGCGTGAGCGTCCAAATTCTTTGCTGTGCGGTACCATCGTCATATTGGAAGTGTTCATCAAGAATCAATTGATTATTTTTCTCGGTTCCAATGATTTGAACATGGAAACGTTTTACAACATCGCCATTCCGCTTCTGAAACATACCCCAGCCATCTGTTGTTCCGACAAAGTACTGTGTTAGATCAAGTTTTGGCGTATTGTTTTGATACTGTTCAACGTGAGGCGAGGCACAGGCTGTCAATGCCAAGAACACGGCAACTAGAAGAACAGGGAATTTCATGATCATTCTCCACACTGGATGTGTTGGCATTAATTAATAGATAAGCGATTTGAGCTCATCCACTAGTGTTTATGCAGCAGAAACTGATAGACATCGGTTTTTCCTTCATTGAAACCCGCTATGCAATACGCATAATAAAGTCGCCAGATTCGCTGGAAACGCTCATCAAATCCAAGTTGGCGGATAGTTTCTTCATGGTGATCAAATGCTTGGCTCCAGCGACGTAAAGTCTCTGCATAATCAAGTCCAAAGGCGTATTCTTCTTCGACCTCTAATCCAGCCATGACCGCATGACTTGCGAATCGCTCTGGACTAGGAAGCATCCCACCAGGGAAAATATATTGTTGAATAAAGTCAGTACTGCTGCGGTATTGTTCAAAGATTCTTTCATCAATGGTGATGGATTGAACTAAAGCTTTTCCGCCGAGTTTTAGATGCTTTGCGACAACCTCAAAATATTCAAGCCAGAAGCGCTCTCCGACCGCTTCAAACATTTCGATTGAGATCACGGCGTCATATTCACCCTGAATATCTCGATAATCACACAGTTCTAGAGATACCCAGTGATCAAGCTGTTGATCAATGATACGTTGCTTGGCGATAGCCAATTGTGAGGATGATATTGTAACGCCGTGGACGTAGATACCTTGTTTGGCGGCATGTTCGGCAAAGCCGCCCCAGCCGCAGCCAATCTCAAGTACGCGGTCGCCCGATTGCAGTTGTAGTGAATTAATGATTCGCTGGTACTTTGCGGTTTGTGCCTCTTGGAGTGTTTGGCTGTAGTCCCCTGCAAACACTGCGCTGGAATAAGTCCAGCTTGGGTCAAGCCAAAGTCCATAAAATTCATTGCCAATGTCATAATGCGCATGGATATTTTTTTTGCTGCCTTTACGGGTATTCGGGCGAAGTAAATGACGAATGCGATACCAGATTTTAGTGAGTCGCCCACCAGAGACGACTTGGCTTAGTGCGTTTTCATTACGGATGGCTAGTGTCAGTAGTGCAGTTAAATCAGGCGTATCAACCCAGCCAGCTTCGTAGCTTTCTGCAAATCCAATATCTCCAGCGCGAATAATACGGCTACATGCTCTCCAATCATTAATTTGTAAAGTTGCGCTGAGGGGCTGATGCAGCTCTCCAAATGTCAGCTTCTGACCTTCAGGTGTGATCACCAGTAAGTGGCCGCACTTCATGCGCGACAGGAGACTCAAAAAAACTTTTCCTGCGGTTGGGGTGCTTCGCGCAGCACTGGTCAATGTATTAGTTTGAGTCATTTTTATTCTCCTCTGACGTGCTGATACTGTATGCAGGTGATTCAGGTTTGCTAAAAAAAGGAACGCGTTTCAACCACAGTTTGAGTGCTTGCCAATGTATGCGGGCAACGATGCCGAAAGTTAATAAAGGATGTAATATCAAGGCTTTGAGTTGCTGCTTTGAGTTCATTATTTCAATGCTGCCGCTAATGGCTGTTTTGATCAGTAAGCCTTGTTCATCATGGTAATCAATGCTGGTAAACACGCTCTTGGAATTATCTCGAAAGCGGAATTGATAAAAGCCTTTGACTTCGCAGAATGGTGATACATGTAACTTTTTTGTGCAGATAATTTTATTATTTTGGTCGATGGCTCGATGGTTTTCGGCAGTCAGCAGATAGCGATGAGTTTCACCAAAGGTATTATTGACCTCAGCCAATACAGCACGTAGTGCGCCGCTACGGTCATAACAATGCCAAAAACTGACAGGATTAAATACAAAGCCAAAAACACGCGGGAAGGTTTGCAACCAAATTTCGCCATCGGCAATGATCTGCGCATCATGGAGTACTCCGCGCATCCAAGTCTCAAGGTTACTATCATCACGGGCGCCATAATCATGGGTCTGAAGGGATAGAAGTCTAAGACGATTGATGCCAAACCAGATTGAGTTGGTTTCTTGCAATCGTGCAAGGTTCAGCCGTACAAAAAAGACAGGATAGATAAATCGATGCTGGACAGGTCTGAGCCGTTCATGAATAACGCGACCCCAAATGAGTAATGCAGGTGCCTTTGTCATCACTTACACCTTTGCCCAAGGGGGAGAGATATTAAAATCAGCAACAACGCGGAGAGCAGATTTCAGTCCGTCTTCATGGAAGCCATAACCTGTCCAAGCACCGGCAAACCAAACCCGTTTTTTGCCTTGGATTGTTGGAAGTTGTTGTTGTGCCAGAATTGCAGCATGATCGAAAATGGGATGTTGATATTCAAACTGGGCCAATATTGAACTAGCTTGAGGGAGTTCAAATGGGTTAAGCGTTAGAATGACTGATGTTTGAAAGGGTAGATTTTGTAATTGATTGAGCCAATAGCTGACACAGACCGGTCTTTGCCCATCAACACGACGACCACCCAAATAATTCCATGCGGACCAGACCTTTTTACGCTTTGGCATTTGTTTGATATCTGTATGAAGAATTGCTGAGTTGGTCTGATAGCGCACGCTAGATAGGATTTTTCGCTCCGTTTCACTGGCATCGACAAGCATTTCTAGGGTCTGCGGTGCATGGGTTGCACACACGACCGAATCAAATTTTTCAATGCCTATATCACTTGTCACCAATACACCATCGTCTGTTCTTTCTATGCGGTGGACCTTCGTGTTTAGACGGTATTCTGAAATAGTATTTTTAATTTGATTGACATAGGCCCTGCCACCACCTTTGACGGTATGCCATTTAGGTCGGTCATTTACTTGTAGTAATGCATGGTTCAAACAGAACTGTAAAAAAGTACTCGCGGGGAACTGCAAAATATCTTGGGGGGAGCTCGACCAAATTGCTGCGGACATGGGTAACAAATAGCCATCTCGAAACATGGTGCTATAGTTGCCGTCATCTAAGAGTTGTCCCAATGTGGCACCAGAAATATTTACGACCGCTAGATGACTCTCTGCTGATCGATTAAATCGCAGGATATCCTTCAACATGATTAAGAATTGAGGTGATAAAAGGTTTTTCCTTTGAGCAAATACACTTCCGATATTCGTACCAGCCCACTCAAGTTCTCCATCATTAAGTGATACACCAAATGACATATCACTTTCATAACTTCGGGTGTTCAGTTCTGCAAGAAATGCAATAAAATTGGGGTAGGTCTGCTCATTAAAAACCAAGAATCCGGTATCAACAGGATGGGTTTGACCCTCTAATGTTACGTCGACTGTGTTGGTGTGCCCACCCAAATATCCTTCGGCCTCAAAAAGGATGACATCGTGAACACTGCTTAGAAAAAAAGCAGATGCTAGGCCAGAAATTCCTGAACCAATCACTGCAATACGCTGCCGACTTTGAATCATTACATCACCTGTTTGAATTATGAGGCTGACAACGATTTGGATGAATACATATCCATGAGACCGCTTCAGTGTTAACATTACTACTAATGCAACATAAAAGCTACTACATAGTATCGAGAATTTACTAATGAGTATTTTTGGTAAACTGAGTTTTAAAGATCAAGCATTTAAGCTTCGTGAGGATGCAATCCTTGATGCTGCTACGGCCATATTGGGCAACAAAGGATATGATCTGATGACGATGGATGATGTCGCTGGTGCGATAGGCATCTCCAAGCCTAGCTTATATAAGCACTTCAAATCCAAAGAGGAATTGGTTGGGGAGGCTTTGATTCGCTTGATTGATGGGGCGATTGATTATTTGGGGCAAATGGATGATCAACTCATGGCTTTACAAAAGTTATCATTGTTACTTGAGTGGGCTTTACGGGTAAGGCTCAATGGGGGAATTCCTTTTCTCCCTTCGACCAGTGCACATGTAAGAGATATGCTGATGCGCAATCTTAAATATGTCATGCGTGTTGTAAAGCTCAATGGTCAGTTAGAGGCATTGGTCGTTGATGCACAGAAACAGGGTGACCTGAGTCCCGATTTACCTAAGGATGTCATTCTATTTAGTTATTATGCGCGGACATGTGATCCTACTGTGGAATACTTACAGCAGTTCAGCAAGATGGAGCATGAAGATATTGTTAAGTATATGCTGTCAGTTGCTTTTCATGGATTTAAAGCTTAAGGCGATTAACGGTGAGATTAATCATTAAACTGAGTCGTTGTACATGTGATTAACTGGCCATGAGCACATGAAAAAAAAGCGCCTAATCTAGGCGCTTTTTTTCATCTCTTTAAAACCTAATGTGTTTGATCAACTTGATGCTCCGCACTGACAAACGCTTCAACATGTGGTGTCTGACCATGCAGTTTCAGTGGTTTGTTTCCTGTTAACGCGCGGAGAAGGACGTAGAACACAGGTGTTAGGAATAGACCAAAGAACGTCACACCAATCATCCCTGAGAACACAGCAACCCCCATCGCATGACGCATCTCTGAGCCTGCACCTGTTGAGAGCACTAAAGGCAGTACACCCATGACAAATGCTAATGATGTCATGAGAATCGGGCGTAACCGTAAGCGACTAGCCTCAACAGCAGCCTGTAACGGTGTTCGACCTGCAAACTCAAGTTCTCGCGCAAACTCGACAATCAGAATCGCATTTTTAGCGGATAGACCGACGAGGACAAAGAGACCAATCTGAGTAAACACATTGTTCTCACCATTTGATAGCCATACACCAGTCATCGCCGCCAAGATTCCCATCGGAATAATCAAGATAATCGACAACGGTAACGTCAAGCTCTCGTATTGTGCAGCAAGAACTAAGAACACCAGCAGTATGGACAGTGGGAAGACCCAAACTGCTGTATTACCCGCGATGATTTGCTGATAAGTCAATTCGGTCCACTCAAAACCAATCCCTTTCGGTAAGGTTTCCGCAGCGATACGTTTGACGGCATCTTGTGCTTGTCCAGATGAATATCCTGGTGCAGCACCGCCACTAATATCCGCAGATAAGAAACCGTTATAGCGCATAGCACGTTCAGGCCCAAAACTGGGTTTGATATTCATCACGGCAGACAACGGGATCATATCGCCATTCGCTGAACGGACTTTCAGTAAGCCGATATCTTCAGCTTTAGCACGGTAAGCTGCATCAGCCTGTACCCGTACAGAGTAGGTCCGTCCAAACTTATTAAAGTCATTGACGTATAAGCTACCGAGATAAATTTGCATCGTGTTAAAAATATCGGGTAGAGCAACACCCAATTGATTCGCCCGAGTTCGATCGACATCGGCAAAGAGTTGAGGCACATTGACTTGATAGCTTGAGAACAAGCCTGCTAACTCAGGTGCCTGACGCGCTTTGGTCAAGAACGCCTTGGTAGCGTCATCCATCGCGGCATAGCCGAGTGATGCACGGTCTTCCAACTGAAGTTTAAACCCACCAGTGGTACCTAGGCCTGGGACAGGCGGAGGTGGGAACATCAAGATAAATGCTTCAGGAATCGCACCAAACTTTTGATTGAGTTGACCTGCTATCCCAGCCGCACTCAATGCAGCTGTTTTACGTTCTGCGAAAGGCTTTAAAGTCACAAAGACGATGCCAGAGTTTGAGCTGTTGGTGAAGCCATTGATCGATAGTCCAGGAAACGAAACGGCACTTTCAACGCCAGGCATTTTTAAGGCGATATCGCCCATCTCGCGGATCACCTTTTCAGTTCGATCTAAGGTGGCACCATCAGGTAACTGTGCAAAGCCAATCAGATACTGTTTATCTTGGCCCGGCACGAAGCCATTAGGCACGATTTTGAATAAACCGACCACGGCAATCACTAGGATGAGATAAACACCCATCATGATGGCTTTGCGAGAAATAACGCGTTTAACCCCGCCGCTATAGGCGGTTGCCCCGCGAGCAAATAAGCGATTAAAGCCACGGAATAACCAGCCTAGATATTTGTCCATCCAGCGGGTGAGTGCATCTTTCGGCTCATCGCGACCTTTTAACAACATCGCAGCAAGTGCAGGGGAAAGCGTCAGCGAGTTAAAGGCAGAGATGATCGTCGACATGGCAATCGTGAGGGAAAACTGTTTATAAAATTGCCCGGTCAGACCACTGATAAAGGCGAGTGGTACAAACACTGCGATCAGTACAAGGGCAATTGCAATAATCGGTCCTGATACTTCACGCATCGCACGATAAGTCGCATCACGTGGGGATAAGCCCGCCTCGATGTTTCGTTCGACGTTTTCAACAACCACGATCGCATCATCGACCACAATCCCGATTGCAAGCACCAGTCCGAACAGACTCAGCGCATTGATGGAAAAGCCAAAGATATGCATCACGGCAAAGGTACCAATCACTGAAATCGGTACAGCCAGCAATGGGATAATCGATGCACGCCATGTCTGCAGGAAGAGAATAACAACGAGCACCACGAGGGCAATCGCCTCAAGCAGTGTATGAATCACAGCCTCAATTGATGCGCGGACAAACTGGGTTGGGTCATAAACGATCTTGTAGTCCATACCCTCTGGCATATTCTTCTTCAACTCCGCCATGGTTTTACGGACATTATCAGAAATCTGAATAGCGTTGGACCCAGGGGCTTGGAAGATTGGAATCGCGACAGCTGATTTATTATCTAGCAATGAGCGAAGAGCGTATTCTGAGGCGCCAAGCTCAATGCGAGCAATGTCTTTAAGACGTGTCACCGCACCTGTATTGCTGGTTTTCACAATGATATCGCCAAACTCTTCTTCATTTTGCAAGCGACCTTGCGCATTGATCGAGAGCTGAGTGTCGACGCCAGCAAGGCTAGGGGATGCACCAATCACACCGGCAGCCGCTTGAATGTTTTGAGCACGAATAGCTGTGACAACATCATTGGCAGACAGACCCACGGCAGCAATTTTTTGAGGATCAAGCCAGACACGCATTGCGTAATCGCCTGAACCAAATAGTCCCACTTCGCCCACACCTTCGACGCGTGCGAGTTGATCTTTCACATTAAGCACGGCGTAGTTACGCAGATAGGTCATGTCATAGCGGTTATTCGGCGACAATAAATGCACGACCATGGTCAGGTCTGGGGAACTCTTGATGGTGGTTAGACCGAGTTGGCGTACTTCTTCAGGTAAGCGTGCTTCAGCTTGCGAGACTCGATTTTGGACGAGCTGTTGGGCTTTGTCTGGATCGGTTCCCAGTTTGAAGACCACATTGAGTGTCATCAATCCATCGGTCGTCGCTTGGCTGCTCATATAGAGCATCCCTTCAACCCCATTTATCGACTCTTCAAGTGGTGTCGCAACCGTCTCGGCAATAACTTTAGGGTTAGCACCCGGATAGTTTGCTCGTACGACAACGGTGGGCGGGGACACTTCAGGATATTCAGAAATAGGCATCACTCGCAGCGCGAGTAATCCCGAGATAAAAATCAATAGTGACAAAACACCCGCAAAGATTGGGCGGTCAATAAAGAATTTAGATAAATTCATAGCGATAAGCCTAAGCGTAATATTTCATTAAATAGAGTCAACGCAACATGTGAAGCAATGTTTTATAAACCGTAAAATGCAAAAGTCTCTCATGACCGGCATGTCGTGCTGGTCATGGAGTAATTTCTACGAGCGTGAAAAATCAGAGCATCTTAAAGACAGATACCATTAAGTCTCTGTTTTCATCGGAACCATTTGCGGGGCAATTAACGCACCTGGTTGCACGCGTTGCACGCCGTTGACCACAATGCGATCACCGACTTGGAGTCCCGAGCTGACAATGCGGAGGCCATCTACTGCGGTGCCCAATGTCACTTCACGATATTCCGCTTTGTTGCTGGAGTTAACGACAAAAACGAATTTCTTATTTTGATCAGTCCCGACCGCGCGCTCATTGATGAGGAGTGCTGGTTGAGTATGCGGCTGGCCCATACGTAATCTTGCGAACTGACCCGCAAGCAAACGACCATCAGCATTATCAAAGACAGCACGGACACGAACAGTGCCACTTTTAACATCCACTTGATTATCAACCAGTTGTAGATGTCCTTTAAAAGGCGTGTCACTCGTTGCAGCAGTGCCCATCTGAATAGGAACGCTTGACAGCGCAGCGGTTGAGTTTGCCGGTAAGTCATTCAACACTTGGGTGACCACACGCTCGTCGGCATCAAAACTGCCATAAATCGGATTCACGGAGACCAATGTGGTCAGAACAGGAGATACGTTGTCGATTAATACCGAGTTGCCTGCGGTAATCTCTAACCGACCAACACGACCACTCACAGGTGCACGAACTTGTGTATAGCCTAAGTTCAATTGAGCGGTTTGAAGCGCTGCTTGAGCACTGCGTAAGCTGGCATCCGCTGCATTTTTCGCATTGATGCTCGAGTCGAGATCTCGCTGAGCAATGGCTTGGACAGGAATCAGTTGACGGGAGCGTTCTAATTCGCTTTTGGTAAATGTTGCTTGAGCCTGAGCCGAGGCTACCTGAGCTTCTGCACTTTTTACCGCAGCGATAAAGGGTGCAGGATCGATTGTGATCAGAAGGTCGCCCTTTTTAACCAGAGCACCTTC comes from the Aquirhabdus parva genome and includes:
- a CDS encoding DUF1365 domain-containing protein, which produces MTKAPALLIWGRVIHERLRPVQHRFIYPVFFVRLNLARLQETNSIWFGINRLRLLSLQTHDYGARDDSNLETWMRGVLHDAQIIADGEIWLQTFPRVFGFVFNPVSFWHCYDRSGALRAVLAEVNNTFGETHRYLLTAENHRAIDQNNKIICTKKLHVSPFCEVKGFYQFRFRDNSKSVFTSIDYHDEQGLLIKTAISGSIEIMNSKQQLKALILHPLLTFGIVARIHWQALKLWLKRVPFFSKPESPAYSISTSEENKNDSN
- a CDS encoding efflux RND transporter periplasmic adaptor subunit; the encoded protein is MKPTLFRVHPLWLATITLIAMTSIGLSGCDTKAATGTAAAAPQATPVSVATVAESNVTIWNEFSGRLEAVDRVDIRSRVAGTIQSVHFREGALVKKGDLLITIDPAPFIAAVKSAEAQVASAQAQATFTKSELERSRQLIPVQAIAQRDLDSSINAKNAADASLRSAQAALQTAQLNLGYTQVRAPVSGRVGRLEITAGNSVLIDNVSPVLTTLVSVNPIYGSFDADERVVTQVLNDLPANSTAALSSVPIQMGTAATSDTPFKGHLQLVDNQVDVKSGTVRVRAVFDNADGRLLAGQFARLRMGQPHTQPALLINERAVGTDQNKKFVFVVNSSNKAEYREVTLGTAVDGLRIVSSGLQVGDRIVVNGVQRVQPGALIAPQMVPMKTET
- a CDS encoding DUF3833 domain-containing protein, whose protein sequence is MKFPVLLVAVFLALTACASPHVEQYQNNTPKLDLTQYFVGTTDGWGMFQKRNGDVVKRFHVQIIGTEKNNQLILDEHFQYDDGTAQQRIWTLTQDKKGHWNGHADDVKGNAQGLVAGNALHWNYTLRLPVDQKVYDMQMDDWMYQIDNLTMINQTRMTKFGFEVGQVTIFFKKRA
- a CDS encoding TetR/AcrR family transcriptional regulator, producing the protein MSIFGKLSFKDQAFKLREDAILDAATAILGNKGYDLMTMDDVAGAIGISKPSLYKHFKSKEELVGEALIRLIDGAIDYLGQMDDQLMALQKLSLLLEWALRVRLNGGIPFLPSTSAHVRDMLMRNLKYVMRVVKLNGQLEALVVDAQKQGDLSPDLPKDVILFSYYARTCDPTVEYLQQFSKMEHEDIVKYMLSVAFHGFKA
- a CDS encoding NAD(P)/FAD-dependent oxidoreductase, yielding MIQSRQRIAVIGSGISGLASAFFLSSVHDVILFEAEGYLGGHTNTVDVTLEGQTHPVDTGFLVFNEQTYPNFIAFLAELNTRSYESDMSFGVSLNDGELEWAGTNIGSVFAQRKNLLSPQFLIMLKDILRFNRSAESHLAVVNISGATLGQLLDDGNYSTMFRDGYLLPMSAAIWSSSPQDILQFPASTFLQFCLNHALLQVNDRPKWHTVKGGGRAYVNQIKNTISEYRLNTKVHRIERTDDGVLVTSDIGIEKFDSVVCATHAPQTLEMLVDASETERKILSSVRYQTNSAILHTDIKQMPKRKKVWSAWNYLGGRRVDGQRPVCVSYWLNQLQNLPFQTSVILTLNPFELPQASSILAQFEYQHPIFDHAAILAQQQLPTIQGKKRVWFAGAWTGYGFHEDGLKSALRVVADFNISPPWAKV
- a CDS encoding efflux RND transporter permease subunit is translated as MNLSKFFIDRPIFAGVLSLLIFISGLLALRVMPISEYPEVSPPTVVVRANYPGANPKVIAETVATPLEESINGVEGMLYMSSQATTDGLMTLNVVFKLGTDPDKAQQLVQNRVSQAEARLPEEVRQLGLTTIKSSPDLTMVVHLLSPNNRYDMTYLRNYAVLNVKDQLARVEGVGEVGLFGSGDYAMRVWLDPQKIAAVGLSANDVVTAIRAQNIQAAAGVIGASPSLAGVDTQLSINAQGRLQNEEEFGDIIVKTSNTGAVTRLKDIARIELGASEYALRSLLDNKSAVAIPIFQAPGSNAIQISDNVRKTMAELKKNMPEGMDYKIVYDPTQFVRASIEAVIHTLLEAIALVVLVVILFLQTWRASIIPLLAVPISVIGTFAVMHIFGFSINALSLFGLVLAIGIVVDDAIVVVENVERNIEAGLSPRDATYRAMREVSGPIIAIALVLIAVFVPLAFISGLTGQFYKQFSLTIAMSTIISAFNSLTLSPALAAMLLKGRDEPKDALTRWMDKYLGWLFRGFNRLFARGATAYSGGVKRVISRKAIMMGVYLILVIAVVGLFKIVPNGFVPGQDKQYLIGFAQLPDGATLDRTEKVIREMGDIALKMPGVESAVSFPGLSINGFTNSSNSGIVFVTLKPFAERKTAALSAAGIAGQLNQKFGAIPEAFILMFPPPPVPGLGTTGGFKLQLEDRASLGYAAMDDATKAFLTKARQAPELAGLFSSYQVNVPQLFADVDRTRANQLGVALPDIFNTMQIYLGSLYVNDFNKFGRTYSVRVQADAAYRAKAEDIGLLKVRSANGDMIPLSAVMNIKPSFGPERAMRYNGFLSADISGGAAPGYSSGQAQDAVKRIAAETLPKGIGFEWTELTYQQIIAGNTAVWVFPLSILLVFLVLAAQYESLTLPLSIILIIPMGILAAMTGVWLSNGENNVFTQIGLFVLVGLSAKNAILIVEFARELEFAGRTPLQAAVEASRLRLRPILMTSLAFVMGVLPLVLSTGAGSEMRHAMGVAVFSGMIGVTFFGLFLTPVFYVLLRALTGNKPLKLHGQTPHVEAFVSAEHQVDQTH
- a CDS encoding nuclear transport factor 2 family protein — encoded protein: MNKLDNLLNWYSTMTCQSVSDCHLFYEADAHFKDPFNDVHGIDLIEKIFLHMFETTNNPRFLILETIEQDQQAFVTWLFKFSLKGKDYTIQGGSHLKFGEQGLVTEHRDYWDAAEELLQHLPIIGKPIQWLRRQFEVK
- a CDS encoding SAM-dependent methyltransferase; this encodes MTQTNTLTSAARSTPTAGKVFLSLLSRMKCGHLLVITPEGQKLTFGELHQPLSATLQINDWRACSRIIRAGDIGFAESYEAGWVDTPDLTALLTLAIRNENALSQVVSGGRLTKIWYRIRHLLRPNTRKGSKKNIHAHYDIGNEFYGLWLDPSWTYSSAVFAGDYSQTLQEAQTAKYQRIINSLQLQSGDRVLEIGCGWGGFAEHAAKQGIYVHGVTISSSQLAIAKQRIIDQQLDHWVSLELCDYRDIQGEYDAVISIEMFEAVGERFWLEYFEVVAKHLKLGGKALVQSITIDERIFEQYRSSTDFIQQYIFPGGMLPSPERFASHAVMAGLEVEEEYAFGLDYAETLRRWSQAFDHHEETIRQLGFDERFQRIWRLYYAYCIAGFNEGKTDVYQFLLHKH
- a CDS encoding SDR family NAD(P)-dependent oxidoreductase, with amino-acid sequence MCISLNTPITDWSNQHLWIIGASSGIGAAIAKQALSVGAHVTLSARRTTQLHEIANTSSRAQVVAFDVLDNDAWQPAYDEARRLKGKVDLVIFCAADYLPQRTWEVKALATQRTIHLNLSSVYSGLETVLPDMLAQGNGGIALIASVAGYMGLPNASTYGPTKAALINLAEILYGDLHPKGLNIYLINPGFVHTKLTEKNSFKMPAIQTPEQAAKAIWRGLSRGHFEIHFPHRFTYVLKIIRLLPYRWRFGLFNQFFKV